The sequence tgTAAAACTATCTCTAAATGCTTCCTATGTTCATTTCGATTTTTACTATGTattaaaatatcatctacataaacactacaaaaattatcatatttcttgaaaattggatccatctttctttgaaagatcgatggagcatttttaagtccaaatgacataacaagccactcaaaatgtccttctggacaagtaaaagCTGTCCACCcaattgattcttctgctaatcgtatttgccaaaatcctgatttacaatcaaatttactaaaatatttactttgttgaattttatttataagttcatctttatttggtaacttataactatcttcatatgtattatcatttaatctcttataattataaactattctagcCTTTCCTCTTTTTAGCTCTGAATGTTTTCTTACTACAAATGCTGCTGATCTGTGTCTGGACTTAGagggtctaattacttttaaatttaacaactcttttatttgctgctcaaactcttgtttatctattagactacaaggcatatcagctgtcttaatggttaaatctgggttaattatatctaattttgctagtattttatttttactccaatgtaattgtgggtcttctcctataatcctagtttgttctgctaattgtaacaattcttctaaactctttggtCTGTCTAACTGTAAGATTTCTATACGgattccttcatctataattgGATATTCgtgttcaaatatttcttcatcaaactcaaactcttttagattattatgctcatcattttcttttgaattttccaAATAATAATTGTCTTGACTACTAGATTCTTCTATACTTATACTTTTGTATGCTTCTATGTTATTACTTTGGTCAGTTATTGTAATTcatcttttgaaaaatgttatgctagggttcataaataaaaaaccttgtaaacttttcaaaaagtttaaacctaGAATGAATGGGTATGATCCTACTGGTGAGACAAATGTTAATGGTAggttaaattgttgtttttccaCTTTAATGGACTCATTATTAATGCAATGTGTTAAATAGACTGGTCTTTCATCAAACTGCGTTATTTTCactggttttgctaatttttgtctatacTTTTCTGGTACTAACTCCTCTCTTATGACACTCTTAGTACTTCCTGTATCTATCATAGCTGttgtttgtatcttatgttcttttgccaattctatttcacaatttatggtaattaaagaactattttttggCTTTTCTATACTATAAACAGCATTTCTTAATATTTCAGTACTTTCTTGTGATTCTGCTAAATTAATTTCTAATAACTTATTATTATAACAATTTTCACAcaatattgaatatgtattatagtatttatttgcaactaatttactacacttatgacatttttctggccaacctaaattaatgtatttatattcttcttcatgctgTTCTTCTATGAAGGCACACATACTCTTCTAAATCActatttgtgctacttgaatcttctgagtctgaatctatcatgttaatactctctatactataaatactctcattatcacttaaattatctaaactgtatattgactgaatatcctcatcttcttctaacttaaGTAACTCCATCAAATGTACTTTCTCTTTTGACTGTTTACCTAGttttggacatttaggtctaatatgtccagcttctccacatgaataacatttacaattactcttatcttttggtgctttatattttctaatccaaggtctgccacttctttttctaaattgttttggaatatattttctcttcctgtatgttcttgaaggtcttatactgaaattcttatactgtttgtagggtttatatgacttatatttctttttgtgtattttcttatgcttatttttcttatgacaaccatactgttgtggtaaatctatgtttttacaactcatgtaaaattgtttcctaatttgtctcttagcttttatttgactacactcttgtctaagtatatcgtatacatgttgaattctaagtcctattgcaatatcatttttctttggatgcttttgccattcattccaaatcttttctcctattggtccttttatttttgtcatataagtatctaataaattaatatcactaattctaccTGTTCtacctaaatatttaaagaaatcagTGGTATATTCAGCTATATattgtaaatcacaaatttgtagttgttctaaatttctaattgctcttTTCTGCTCTTGTTCACTTCTGCCATCTAAtctattatgatctaaaaattcttgtttaatcaaagtaaaaaaaccatcaatattaaaatgtgttttagctgcctgatgctgttctggattttggactttccatgactggaaataatcaaaaactaaaccatCTAAAGTATGCTCAAAATAATCTAgcatattttgtgaattactaaaatctaacatcAATGCTGCATGTACGCAACCTTTTTCCCATCTTTCAATTGTTCtctcccaatcttgtggatctacattgtctaagtttaatatattaccagctatattaatttgttctaaccctctcaaatatggaatcctattttttctaggttttatcATGCTTTCTTCTATGTGGTCTACTCTTGCTCCTTCATTATAAtgttcatttgttggtctcaaaaattgttgatcagttctacttgcttgtcctggattttctactcctgatgtactactttcttctgctggattacattcttcttttaattctaataaattattatattcttttgatcctaaaatatgttctactcctatttctaagATTAAATTTTTCATCTCCTCATCTGAAATTTTATGTAGTCCTAaatcatatgtcttatatttttctaaatacttttcttcatctaaatgatcaatatcttctataagcttgtctacaatatgatcaaagttttgctcaactaaattaatatctagattatcaaaagccatatgtatattctcattttcgatctcactctcatcctcttctattttttctagttgtttataattactaaacctaattgttgcttgacctgtactagtttcatatatttgtactttatctggttgtctattttgtgctacttgtaaattgggcaatgtccactgagttccttctaaaaagctattatctacgggttttgcttctatcatatttacatgcttactgccaaatgtttgaactaaattttgaaactctaaattaaacttatgattatatctatcagacactttacctatatacattaagctaatacacaaatttttatattctcctttcatattataattttttgttcttatgctcactttaatatatttactaaattcattaatcgtcataacataatttggaatgcaacctatgactgctaagtttgaacttaagtctacttcagctgttgctattgctgcttgttggtgattatcccatctatcatcatatatgtatactaaagcCTTTGtacctacttgtgctctggttaatcctgctattccaattaatattgttcctatatgaatctgactaaaatgtgattttctcaaatgagtaactgcttctttactaattagattaagtgtgacttctttatcaatacaactaacttcatgttgactgatgctgcttacaattctacttctgttttcaaataaacctagttgatacaagttatatttatttttctgtgttctctcaaaacctcttcgaataaattattgtgcttcttcttcatttggataaatatcttccgctctaactacttcttttcctttttttcctaaagagttccattttctattatcaaaaggatttagcttaggtcttctattattatttgcactcaaagttaaattttctaatttatctagcaaggatggtggaagtgatgaagatgcgttatgtaaaacttggtttatttctgctatttgttcttcaacttgatctaatttttcagctagacttaaaactaattggataatcaaattattttgcctaatgggaatattactactggatacttgtgttgaaaaatctgttaatcctactggttctttatctaatttactaatttctttcaaagcttgaatatattttctgctagttctagaatctgtcattaaactaataatttgtctattttattatgcaacttatctacttgttctCTCAACTCCTTTTGTacgaattgaattttttgaacttctaattttagttgttcaactatttctaatgacctaagttctacttgctttggcttactatctatgaggtcaacaagctcttttatctctcttttgctaggaaacctttgaatatttttattattatcttctaactgagatgtaatataatctaaattttgtctaattatctttatggaatttttctgaaaatgttctaacaactggtttaacaaatgattatgcttattagtttctaattttatattttctgcttgactaataataagatctatAATACTATTGGCTTGCGGATTTTCTTCACtgtgcaaaatatgattatgctttcttgatggaaaataacaaactaaactattttggtctaaggttatttttcttttttggggttcactaatttctaaattaagataatctatcatatACTATAGTCTACCTTTCTCTAAAGTTACAGCTAATTGGTTTCTTAGaacctctctttcttctctcaggGTCTCTAAAACTTGGTCAGTTactctttttgcttctaaaactttatgctgcacttcagtgttattatatttactaataaatgaaggatgttcaagataaccaagataaaacttttgcttcttcaaggtcctgctaattcttttggatataaatgataatcttctctttatgctattTATAGTTGGATGTCTAGGACAATAAATACCTGGTAATTGTGGTTGACAAGGTCTACAGGGACAATAATATATGTTattcatacaaaataaacaagtgtgaTATCAGTTGCTTTAATGACTTCCGtcctcaaggtactttactattataatcatattattaaaatgctaaacttggctctgataccaaattcgaAAAGCATGCACGGTTAAATAGTCAgatgaccattataacaactagacatagaaccttgcacatggaactcgacatgtttcagcatgacggccactcacagtacaagtataaggccttaacggttgaactcagaggtacaaagaactcagaggtaccctggttaatgtctagttatttgtatggcaagtattcaactataacagagtgctcgaacaaagtatgatcgtcagtttagcagattaataatataatcacaatagtgtttccctgttttggactagaagtctaattaaacaaacacactaaagaaggaaaagaaaacttacttaagacttgaagattgcttgaatatgtacacttgaacttttattgatatatggaatgtttacagagatggttgtttacaagaaagtgattacaaagaagtgtttacaaggatgcTATGAAGACTACGAATGCTTGAGTGTATGGTGTTTTCAGATATTGAGATATGTGTGTGGTATTCAGGTGTGTTCTATATGGGAGGAAAGACTCCCTTATACAAAAGCTGATTcctaaacaacaaaataatttttcaatatttacaactTTTTGATGGTGACAAcacactgtttctgaaagctgtcagcactgtttctgaaagctgTTGAAGGCCACGTGAATCCATATTGTCTTGGTTGCTGCAAAGTTTGCCACCTTATCTTTGACATGCAAAATTTTTCTGAAATTGCTGAGCAATCTTGTATGGATGTGTGAAGGGCATGATTGGCATTTTTGCTAAGTTTTGTCCTGATGATTAAAGTGAAACTTTTGAgggtgttttggttagttttccataaAAACAAACCAAAGTTTTTATTATAAACCCAATTGCACTTTTATAGTTGATGAAGGGAGAATGTTGTGCAGGCATTGTCACTTGAGGTTCAATGGGTGAGAACAAGTTACGCAACTCaagttttgtttcttatttttcacGACTAAGGCTTGCAATTGAAGTTAACTTTCTTACTTATCACACCTACAACAATAAAAACAAGACGAAGATAAAAAAACACCTGTACTTTTGAAGTTGACCTAGTTCAAATGGAAGTGCTATATATAAGAGGGAATACATCTGCTCTAACCAATACCCGTGTTAATTAAAGCGGAAAAACACAGCAATGAGCAAGTAGGAAGAAAACACAGTGAAAACTAGCCAAACTCGAAGCACTATATTAATAGATATGATTGCGCCGCCCTTATTACAAGTCTTTTTAAACAGCAGGCAGCAGGATACAAGTATATATCACACACAAACAGATTGCATGGCTGAACTAGTACTCTCTATGATTTCATGGAATGGGATACACAACCACCTTTCCGGTAGCTCTGGAGGTTTCAAGATAGGCAAATGCTTCAACGGTCTTCGAAAATGGATACGGGCCGGTGGGATCAAGCACCGGCCTCACCTTCCCACTCTCCAAGTAAGGCTTCAGTTTCTCTAATACAGTTCCGGTTGAAGTCAGCATAAAAAGGAATGCCGGTGGCGCAGGTGGAACAATTGTCAATACCTTCCCGCCTTCCTTCACCGCCTTCAATGCCCTGTCAGTCTCCcctatttttgttaatttcagAAACACAAAACAACATCAGTCCTTGTGTTTGCTTTGTATAAGAAAAAAACAACGATGAAGATTCAAGAACTATACCAACTGCATCATAAACCACATCGAATTTCTCGGGCAGGTCTTCGAAGTTCTCCTTGGTGTAATCAATAGCCAAATCAGCACCAAAGCTTCTCAAAAGATCAAGTTTTTTCGTGCTCGCTGTAGCTGCTACTTTTGAAGCACCAAACACATGCTTTGCTAGCTGCCTCACATAAACACATTGAGTGTCATGAATAATTCATCGATCAGCTTTACTTAATTACAGCCTAACTTAATGGAAAATGTTTGCACTTGATTAACATTGTACCTGAATAACATGTGTTCCGACTCCCCCAGCGCCTCCCAAAACAAGGATGGATTTACCGGCAGAGAATTCAACTCGTTCGAGCCCTTCATAGGCAGTCTCAATGGCCAGGGGAAGGCTAGCAGCTTCAACAAAACTCAGATTTTTGGGCTTAAGAGCTAACACTCTTTCTTCTGCAGCAGTGTACTCGGCCAAAGATCCGATCTTTTTCGGCTTATCGATAGCCTTCTCGTTGAGATCCCCATATACTTCATCCCCCACATTAAACTTTGTCACCCGGCTTCCTACTTTCACCACCACACCAGCAACATCATACCCTGGAACCGTCTGCAAACaagttaatttaataaaattaatattttagcaAACAAGCAAATTGGGTTTACACTAGAATTTGAAGATCAACTTTGATTCTTCAAAGCAAGTTTCTTGTTATTTCTTAacctttcaatttttattttactttacaAGATGATAATTTAAACTAATCTACATGTGGGGATTCAAACTTGGGTGTCATCATCTAAAGAAGAACGAGCACATTGTTCTGGCCAACTTACGTAATACGCGTTTGTCTAAAGAAAAACAAGGACAATGCTCTAACCAACTGACATAATACGCgtttacaaaaagaaaatttattctAACAAAAAGATCAACTAGATCAGCTTTGATTCTTCAAATATATTTAACTAAATTATAAGTTGGTAAAGACTAAAACTTTTCTAAATCCCCCAACTCACAAACTAATCCTGCATTTGACTTCagtgaaaaaaatgaagagagagagagagagaggctacAGGGGGTGAAGAGTCAGAGTCCTTGAAGTAGCCAAGCATCCTTTTGAAATCAACTGGGTTGAGAGATGCAGCAACCACCTTGATCAGCACCTGGTCTTCCTTTATTTCAGGAACAGGAACATTCGGATCGAACTTCAAAACATCTGCAGACTTTCCGTACTCTGAGTACACCCACGCCTTGTTTACTGATGGTATGGAAACTGAATCACTTGAAGCTACAACAGCCGCCATTGATGCACTGCAAAAACCacaagaaaaagggaaagggtttgttgttgttgttgtgagcAAATGAGTTAGATCAGATCAGAGTGTGATATCTCGACAGCGTGTCGTTTtaaagggaaggagaaggatGTGGAACCTTGGTGTTTGCCTACGTGGCCGTATAAGAAAAAACtccaaatgatgcatcaagatgTACTGTTAGTTAGGTTCAGTGGGACAACATGCCAAATTATGCATGTAGACGCATCGTTACTTGAGGTTCGTTGTGTgcggcaacaacaacaacaacaacaacaacaaagccttttcccactaagtggggtcggctatatgaatcctagaacgccattgcgctcggttttgtgtcatgccctccgttagatccaagtactctaagtattttcttagagtctcttccaaagttttcctaggtcttcctctaccccttcggccctgaacctctgtcccgtagtcacatcttcgaaccggagcgtcagtcggccttctttgcacatgtccaaatcaccagagccgattttctctcatctttcctacaatttcggctactcctactttacctcggatatcctcattcccaatcttatcctttctcgtgtgcccacacatcccacgaagcatcctcatctccgctacacccattttgtgtacgtgttgatgcttcaccacccaacattctctgccatacaacatcgctggccttattgccgtcctataaaattttcccttgagcttcagtggcctacgacggtcacacaacacgccggatgcactctttccatccagctcgtattctatggttgagatctccatctaattctccgttctcttgcaagatagatcctaggtaacgaaaacggtcgctttttgtgatcttcgctagattgctccggtcattagtgtggataagtatataaatggatagagataggaaagcaaacacaagatgtacgtggttcacccagattggctacgtccacggaatataagagttctcattaattgtgaagggtttacacaagtacataggttcaagctctcctttagtgagtacgagtgaatgatttagtacaaatgacattaggaaatattgtgggagaatgatctcgtaatcacgaaacttctaagtatcggagtgtggtgtcgtcttgacttgccttatctgtctcataggtagatgtggcatcttctctggaagtactcttcctccatccaggggtggtatctttaactggtggagatgcacaaggtaatgtatcaatttcacttgaagcttacttgtagtttcaggcttggtcaagcgcgatacaaaccatgtagtaggagtcccccaagtcgccgagctagggggtctgctgaaagaggtgacagacaaggtaagcaatcagagctccgactgattgttcaccttctccccatcttgcagcagcatgaaggataaagagaagaaagatgagaagagatgatatgagatacttttgcttttgaagaagtaactttccacaggcttattcttgaactgagctggagggttttctggtttcctccagagtataaggccgactgaagaatttgagggtcaaaacaagtccatcaaatctagagtacgttccaccctgctgatataggatacttttgcttttgacagagtaatggatgtatcggcacgtgtgctgttacgcttgtctccacatgcttccttgtatccttcgcacttgccctatctgttcctcaagcagatgcggaatcttccctggaaacataagatgatgaagatgagtactcgagagcaatgccaggtaagtaatcaggtaaggggttccaggcagtcagttcctggctggaagcttgattccaagtgctgactgattgctctctttctccttgtcttgcaggtaaaaacaaggccaaaagaaaaaacagggaaaaagcatgatatgggatactcttgcttttaaccctgatgatatgagatattcttgctctagtatagcttgtttgcagaggtattatcggggggaaagaaagctgaatatttcgaaaggctttgttgggagtgccctctcagatatgatgaagggttgagcatttttgcaggtctgcctgtccgttggggatggaggtcgacatatataggagtctccctaacaacaagtagtaatgctattcctttaccctgcttggtcatagcacggtagtgggagctgccagtttcacatgttttaactctgtcagagcactttgaaaaagtggtctgtggtatctggctctcgagattcggagaacgatgcctcttcgatttttgagaaagcaatcatgctgggggtctgactctcgagattcggagagcagtgtctcttcgatttttgaggaagtaatcatgttgggagtctggctctcgagattcggaaggcggtgcctcttcgattttggagcaagcaatcttgttgggagtgttgtctcgaatgtgagtaaaggttggacatgtttgctagtctaccttgccacgaagcacaaaggttgacacacatggactttccaattatccagcaatggtactgttcctttaccctctcttcgattttgagaaagtagtcatgttgggagtctggctctcgagattcggaggaaggtgcctcttcgattttggagcaagcaatcttgttgggactgttttctcgaatgtgagtaaaggttgggcatgtttgctagtctaccttgccacgaagcacagaggttgacacacagggactttccaattatccagcagtggtactgttcctttacccttgtgggtaataatatggtagctagaccttcaaaatttatgtgtctaaactttgttagtgctgtttctttgctattcttttacctttcttggtcagagcgatgtagtgggagctgcaagcttcacgtgctcaactttggcagagaactttggcaaagtgatctgtggtacccatgagttattgttgcgtgtgggaagtgggtgattgaacagtaagattcatgtgctttctacttcaccagaagtcttcgacagaatgcccataatttctgcaaagctgagtgtgcgtgtgacaggtgctgacaaggctagaaaagtaggtgcctcttcgatttctgagatcggccctcgtggtctctgagcagcccagcttttgagaaagcgagcgcctcttcgattgattcggagaacggtgcctcaccgatttttgagaaagcaatcatgctgggggtctggctctcgagattcggggagcagtgtctcttcgatttttgagaaagtaatcatgttgggagagtggctctcgagattcggagggcggtgcctcttcgattttggagcaagcaatcttgttgggagtgttttctcgaatgtgagtaaaggttgggcatgtttgctagtctaccttgccacgaagcacagaggttgacacacagggactttccaattatccagcaatggtactgttcctttaccctctcttcgatttttaataaagtagtcatgttgggagtctggctctttagattcggaggacggtgcctcttcgattttggagcaagcaatcttattgggagtgttttctcgaatgtgagtaaaggttgggcatgtttgctagtctaccttaccacgaagcacagaggttgacatacatggactttccaattatccagcagtggtactgttcctttacccttgtgggtaataatatggtagctagaccttcaaaatttatgggtctaaactttgttagtgctgtttctttgctattcttttacccttcttggtcagagcgatgtagtgggagctgcaagcttcacgtgctcaactttggcagagaactttggcaaagttatctgtggtacccatgagctattgttgcgtgtgggaagtgggtgattgaacagtaagattcatgtgttttctacttccccagaagtctttgacagaatgcccataatttccgcaaagctgagtgtgcgtgtgacaggtgctgacaaggctggaaaagtaggtgcctcttcgatttctgagatcggccctcgtggtctctagggagcccagcttttgagaaagcgagcgcctcttcgatttctgagatcggccttcgtggtctttgagcagcccaacttttgagaaagcaaacggctcttcgatttctgagatcaaccctcgtgatctctaagcagcccaactttt is a genomic window of Malus domestica chromosome 09, GDT2T_hap1 containing:
- the LOC103442256 gene encoding 2-methylene-furan-3-one reductase-like — its product is MAAVVASSDSVSIPSVNKAWVYSEYGKSADVLKFDPNVPVPEIKEDQVLIKVVAASLNPVDFKRMLGYFKDSDSSPPTVPGYDVAGVVVKVGSRVTKFNVGDEVYGDLNEKAIDKPKKIGSLAEYTAAEERVLALKPKNLSFVEAASLPLAIETAYEGLERVEFSAGKSILVLGGAGGVGTHVIQLAKHVFGASKVAATASTKKLDLLRSFGADLAIDYTKENFEDLPEKFDVVYDAVGETDRALKAVKEGGKVLTIVPPAPPAFLFMLTSTGTVLEKLKPYLESGKVRPVLDPTGPYPFSKTVEAFAYLETSRATGKVVVYPIP